The Colius striatus isolate bColStr4 chromosome 8, bColStr4.1.hap1, whole genome shotgun sequence genome includes the window aagacccacctggacatgttcctatgcgacctggtctaggtgaacctgcttctgtaggggggttggactagatgatctctagaggtcccttccaaccctaccattctatgattctatgattctatggttctaagcCTGTGTGGCTgtaagtttgggtttttttttttctttacttaatTTTAGTAGTCAGACTGTTCTTTTTTCATGAGCTAAGGCAAGAGGGACATTTTCctgtgctgtaaaaaaaaaaaagtgcatatAATTCCAGTGTGCACAAACTGAATACAAAGAGCATAAATAGAAAAGCACCCTTGTCATCAGGGATGTAAGGATTCAGAAACACACTATAATGCTGAATAAACAGGGCCAGAGGTTTCACATCTAGTCCAGCTCTTTCCAAAAGCTGTTGCTTTTCaaatatagaaaagaaaacTAATCTGTGGCCATCAGCACGAGTTCTGCTACAGTTAAAAACAAATCTGGTGAACATATACTTTGCTGTCTAATATAACTAATATATTAAATGATAGAAAACAATGTCCTTTTAATTAGTAAACACTGTTTCTCAGGAAATATTTTAGGCATATTAAAGATTTCTGGAGTGCAACCTTTTAAAATTAGGATTTACTATTCACCATATAACAGAATTGCTATTAAATAGCTCTGTGTGATATAGATATCAGGATGTGATGGTCCTGTTTTCCACTGAGGTGTGTAGACAAAGATGAATCAGCTGTAGCATTCATTTGCAATATTAGTTTATACTTTCTTTTATTTACTATATGCCTTCCAAATCTGTATTTAAAAGTGATTAACAAATATTGACAATAGCTTGTAGTCTATCTTCTCCTTAAAGGGttaattttactgtatttttctttggtAGTATAACTTGCAGAGTAAAATCTTCTGTCTGTTTATGGTAGGAAGGGTCCTTTGAAGATCTGCATGAGGATCATCCTCGTCTGTGTCAACTTTCACCTGTCTTGGAGGCTCCTTCATCTTCCTTTGTGAAACATTCAGTCTTGAACGTTTCtcataaaggaagaaaatggctCCTCTTTTCAGTATGACTCCACATTAACTTCCTTGCACAGATGGTTACTTcagatttgtttgtttcattgtaACTAATTTATAACTACCTTTTGTGTGATCAGTACAGTAACAACAACATTATAGTGTGTTTTGATACTGTCCTGAAAGCGTGCAATAAGATTGGTATGTATTTGTAATGAACAAATGGGGTTTGAGTCTCAGATTCCTCAAAGGACAGGATTCCTGATAGCCAGTAAAATCCTGGTGTGTTTTCACTGTGTGAAACAGATCAGTAGTTTCTTACCTGACTGTCTGAAACTCTCATTGGATTCTGGAGGGAATGTCTTCAGGATATTATACTTCACATAGAGTAGATTTAAAGCTGAAAGTGAAGCCTTAATTAGTTTTAAGCTCCCACATGACTTTATTACAGGATTAGAGGTGTGAGCGTTCCTGAATTTTTTTGATAACGGTTATTTACATCGGCATGGTGCTCACACAGAGCCATAGGCACGGCTTAGAAGACTCAGATAAGAAGTTTGCAGGAACTCCTCCTTCAACATGTGCACTGTTTTAATACTCTGTAATCTTTCAGTCAGGTTTTACACATGGAGCTTTTGCCTACTTCTTCCCTCACACTGATAATTCTCTCCCCctaacattttggtttttattttccttcctctttcattttttctactttattttttccccatccttCCCCCTAGTCCCCCCATTGTCTTCTCACCTCAAGAGGAAAGAGAGCCAAGTTTCCTCCTAACCTGATTCctttttgtcatttgttttttctgactCTCCTCAAGAAGAAGAAATGGATCTGCAGGCTTGGTAATTGCTCTCCACTGGAACCAATAAAGCACAGTCTGCTGACAGCTGGAGCAAGTAAGAGTCAGCCTGGAGAGGAAGCAAACACTAGTGGTTGATAACAGCATGGAAGCCATTGCCTTTTGTTTGCACatacttttaaaacagatttccaTTCACAGTGACCAGGGATTCATATCTCCTTGCTGAACCCAACAGAGAGTACATTCCTTCTTTCCCCAGCACGGAGCAGATTCTAAAGTGTAAATGGCCTTTAGGTGTCTGCATTTCTGGATGCCTCATGAGAAACATCTTAAGAAGGAAGTGATCTTCAGAAGCTAGTGCTCAGGTCATTTAACTGCTGGTCCTAGCACACTAGTTGTAGCAGTGCACCCTGAATTTGAACAGTAACACATCACTGATTACTTTtgctcattgaaaaaaaaaagcctgcagcttgcaaaaaaatgggaaaggaTTCTAGCTGTACTTGTGGCTCCTTGTATGTCATTCACCTTTTCCTCCAGCTGAGAGAAAAATAGTCACATGAAAACCTTTTTATCCCCTTTTTTGACAAATGTCTAAATTAGCTGTGCATGTAATGCAAATTTCTACATATAAATTCAGTCATATTCCTACGTTCTAGTCTTCTGATGGAGATGAGCTCTCTTTTTCCCAAGCTATTCTTGAGAGTCAGCCTTCTGCATGGAGTTTGTCTGAACTTTCTCCCATCACATTCCAAGAACCGCCTGAACATTTCCTAACTCAGTATGATAATACCTCAGGGCAAGCTGGCCCTGTGGCTTTACCACCCAATAAAAATCAGGCCCCCAATTAAATCAtgacagcaacagaaaaagaagttttctgTGAGTTCAATAGTTACATAGATTAGTATTAGTAACTATTAGTTCAATAGTTACATAGATGAAAACTCTTAGAACtccttcaaatatttttgtgccgtctctgttttttctgtatCCATGTGTTTTTCTTCAAGATTTCACACTCAGGGCAGTGTGAAGCCAACACTGTTCAGCCAAGTCTTGCTTTTTATTGCTTTGTGACAGAACAGCGGCTATTTCCAGGTTTCCTGAGAACACAAACACAAGAGGCCACCACGATTTTATGACATTTTTATAGAGCTGTGAAATAAATAAGAGAAAagttattggggtttttttgtggaattttttcttttaggagTACAACTGTAACACAATATGCAgttaaaaaacaagaaacatttcatttctttctccacCATGTGGATTTATCAGTAATCGAATACTACAGATGCAAATAGGCAGTGATGACTCAGCTGTGGAATTTGAGATAAATGTTAGTAACAGTTTATAATGTATTATGTGGGCTTAGCTCTGCCTTAATTCTGTTAGGAACAGTAGTGTGGAAAGCCTTACACTAAATTCTTAGAAAAGAAAGTATACAAATCAAACTTTGGTTATTTTCATATATTCATCTCCAAGCCATCTGTGGAAATATCATGTCTATTAATTTTGCTTGAAAAGAGAAATTCAACATAGTTATGAAACTGTATCTAAACTTTCCAAGGGTCCTACAGGAACTGTCCAAGGTCTGGTAACAGCTAGTGCTGATCCTAACTCCTCAAACCACATTTATCTTTGTACTGGACACCAGTGTTTCAACTCTCCAGAGAGTCCTAGCTCCCACATTTGGAAGTAACTAAGGATTGACTGTAGGGTCATAATTCAAACgctaaaacaaaaatatgaagggcaaatgTTGTCCCTTTGTTCCCATTATGAATACTACATACTGCAATATGTAGTACTACATGTAAAAAATATGTACTACATGCCTGTAGTACAtacatataaaaaaaacccaaccaagtGCTTGTAATACTGGTCTCTAATTCTTAGCTCCCTactgaagaataccagaaaagtggttttgttgtttttttaaagactctggcAATGTAGTAACCCATTTTGCCtccaaattaaagaaaaaaggcaagtgAAAGAACAAATGCCTTAACATTTAGTGCTCAGTTCCATAACCGGTTTATATATTGAGAAGCTTCATTCCTCACACCACATGAATGAAGCTCACAATCAGAGATCTAATTGGAAATACAATTGACTAGCTGCTGTGAAAATGAGAAAGCTAATTACTTTATGCAATGAACAAAGCCAAAGTTGTTCTACCAGTTGCAAAGGCAGCAAAGCATTTGTAATTTGAATTTATATCCCAGAATCCTTTGATTTTGAGAACTTTTTGGATGTGTTACAAAACAACGGTTGCCAGATGTCCCACATTTTTCAAATCTAGTCCTTATTTAGCAGTCATAAAAAACATGAATTCAGAAATCTGGGTTTTGTGCTGCTGctaaaaggcaaaaaagtattttggcTTCTGGCtttgaacacttttttttttccagttttctagTGTATACCTGTACTCTCTTGCTTTAGGCTttgcagctgtgctgcttttgAGGCAGTTTCTTAATTTCATAAGTTAAGTCTAGCATTCATGTTAATTGTTTATTTCAATATCGTGGTTGAGCTTTATCCTTTTCCTGATGGCTTTAAAATGACAAATTTGTTAAAGTGTAATAATTTACCTATTACATTAATACTATTTTCCATCCTCTAAACTAAGATTTCCTTTCCACCAAGTAGGAGCTGTTCCTGCTACTGTGCAGCTGCTGGCATGAATTTGTTGCACTACCTTCTTGAGACCCACTGAAGTGGCAGTTCAGAGGAGACTGTTCAATACATGTAGAGGTTATTTTGTAACCTACATGAAGAGATTATTTTGTTCCAATTACATTACTCTGCtgtgctgtaaaaagaaactggTAAAAAATAGAACTGTAGAGCAGGACAGATATGACTGACAAAGAAGGAGGTATGAATATATCGGCACTGGTGACTTTGGCCAGTTGCAACAGGTAAGCTGATGATGCACAAGTTTCTTCATTTGGATGTGTTGCTGAGAAAACTGTGAAATTTGCATGCACTAGGAAATTCTGAAACATATATAACCTATgggatcagaaaaaaaatacagtcagGATGGGATATCCAGGTTACTGAAAAGCAAGTTTTACATGTAGAGTATTCAAACTCCATTTGTTCCCATGTTTTTAGCAATCTGGGAAACAATCTGCTATACAGTGCAACCACGTCAGTTCAGTTGATGGTAGAGAAAATCTGGAATTAAACTGCAATGCCACAGATTTTTAGCAATAATTCAAactgctattttaaaaataaaggatcAAGTGGACACAAATTTGCTTCACTCATTTCATAGTATTTTTTCTATAATCTCAATCCTAGTCTACCTTATAGTGTAGTACTTTATTATGAGCTTTGCATCTGGAAATTccatacattttaaagaaatgtaaaacaaaagatAGAACTACAATCACTTAGACAGTTGTTTGTTTTAAGGTACAGGGTTCTGATTTTGCTAAAAGGAAGGACTACTTTAATTCCCTCTGTACTGAGACTGAACCAAACATCTGTAGAAGCTAATATTACAGTAGAGACCAGTTCTCTACTACTGAAATTTGTATTttcctaatttaaaaaaaaccaaattggTCCACATACAAAAGTAAAATGAGTAAGTCTAAGCTGAGCAAACATTGTCCTTTTTATTCAGTTCCAGTTGTAGCAGTCTCTTGGAGGTAAATCATAatgctttctctctccctcttcagGTCCATAATCTAATGGCAGACCATAATTGTAATCAACTGCTACAACTGGTaatcttttgctttgttctgtCTCTCTGGTAGTTTCACCTtgaaaaagttttctttcataGTCTATTGAACTGTCTTCTTGGTGTACAGATGAAGATGAATGCATTGTTCGTGAAGAATACGGTGCaaatctgttttttcctctACTAAATTCATCTGAGGGATGCATTCTCCTATTGTCTTCAGGACAATTCAGTCGATTACTGCAAGAAGAACAAATATGAACAATTAAGTCCTTATAAATGAAACAGTTGATTTATTGTTGGTGGCCATCATTACAAATTAAACTTGTGTAACCTCAAAAAAACAATTCAGACCCTCATTCTTGTTTTTACCTCCTAAAATTAAAATCCTGTCTACTGGATGTAGCAAACTTGtttatattaatttttcaaTTATAGTGATTAAAATTATGGTTCTTTATAGTAAGTAATTCTACTAGAAGATGTTTCGTTTCAAACGctatttctaattaaaattcCTATTTACTGAGGGCCTCTTTACCTCAGGGCCCTTTTTGTTCCTAAGcccatgttttcatttttgtgaaTAATATGTAACAGTAGCTCTCTAGTACATAGTCTCAACAGGCAACAATATATTTTGGATTTACAGCTccaaacattttaattattaattctTCTGCTATAGAAGAATCTCTTCCCTACAAAATACATacagaagcatttaaaatataaaagcatATATACTTTTGGTTTGGATTCCCTTTACTCTCAAGTACCTTACTTATTCGGAACAAtgtttgtaattttaaaatcactGAACCATAGATTAATTTAGATTGGAAAGAATCTCTACAAGTACCTAGGGCCACTTACTCCAAGTAGGTCTAATTAAATGAGTCTGTACAGGGGCCATATCCAGCTAGTTCTGAGTATCTCAAAGGATGGGGATttcacagctgctctgggaaacctgtttcAGTATCTGACCTTCCCTCACACTAAAACTCATTATCTTGTTATATACAACAGTTAAGAGTTAAATATAGCATCtgtactttgatttttttctttctgacagtAGCTTTTCCTATTCTGTAATGTGCTAGCTTCAACAGTACTTGTCATGTCAATGACTTAAGTCAGAGATTCTCAAACCATTTCATAGTCACATTCAAAGTCAATATAGATGGACTACAAATTAGTCACATTATTTGTTCAGTGTTCAGATTCAGTGGTTTAAACTGCATTTAAGCAAAAATATTAACATCAATTTTTACATTATGTGGTTAATTTGTATTATGGAACTGGAAAACTAGGGGAGTAGCAGTATAAAGTTAAATCAGAAAACAACATATGAAATCTGATATTTACCTATAACTTCTGTTAAAGTCATCATTATCAGACCCATAATCTCTGTGAGGTGGAGGAGATGAAGAGAAATGAGGATCTGGTACAttttcatggaaagaaaaagactgacGTCTGCAAATGACCGAAGAATTGCACGTTAAGGAAAGTACCAACAGTTGtaagcttctttaaaaaataagcattactcagataaaaatattttcacttttaattaaaattcattgaaaattttaagaaaaactATCTTAATTGTATTAATTTAATGCCTCAAAATGGTATGACATTGTAGTGATATCCTCTGTTTCAGCTGCACAATAGAAGAAGTTAAATTGAATTTTACTAGCCCAACAAATATCTGAAATACATTCTgaaatatgaaattattttaaagtgttaTGTTAGAGTCCAATAGGTTTATTACTAAGTGATATATGGGTTTGGGAGAATATGATGCAAGTTAAAAAGCAACAGGATTTCTAACAAATTATTAACTCATACAATAAACAAATGCAAGTCCAACTTCCTTGTAGCATTATTGTTTATCTGTTTGACTGAGCATATAACTAAAATTTTGTATCCTCTTCTGTCTCAAGGATTGCTTTTCAAATGTAAGTTTCTATACAAAACAAAGTGGGacaaagagatttctttcaagcTGACTctaaaaacataaagaaaacataGCTTTCAAGAAGCACAACCTTCTAATTTAGGAAGCATTGGCTTTCAAAGCTGCAACACTCCAGCTTACATTAAACCTTTCCACAAGTCAAAATAAAAAGAGTTAATTAACTGATCATCTACATATGACTTTTAAAGGATGATTAactgattttaaattaatttaattaaaaaaaaaaaattaaaatgctgaGGTTTATACTTTTATTCTAGTTCAGGTCTTACAGCTCAAGGATGCTTTACCTGTCTGAACACCATTCATGTGGCAAGTCATCGTGACCTGGATGATCATGAAAAGGTCTTGGCCTTTGTCCGTGCCCtttattaaaataatcaaaatcTTTCAACTGAGTCTGTTCCTGTAAATCATCATAAGGCTGATGGTCATGAAAAGGTCTGTGCCTTTGTCCAGGGCCTTTATTATCATAATCTTTTAGTTGCATCTCTGTTTGTAAGTCATTGTGAGGCCGGGGATCATTGAAAGGTCTCGACCTCTGCCCACAACCTCTATTAATAAATTCAAATTCTCCCAATTCCATCTGTGGCTGTAAGTCATCCTGTAACTGATAGTCATGGAAAGATCTTAGTCTTTGGCCAGGACCTTTGTTGACACAATTCAACTGCATCTGAGTCTGAAATTCATCATGAGACTGGTGGTCATGGAATGGTCTTCGCCTTTGGCCACGGCCTCTGCCACGAAAACCAAAATCCTTTGACTGCCTATCTTCCTGCAAATCATTATGAGATGGATGGTCAGGAGAAGATCTCTGCCTTTGACCACGGCCTTTGTTACATTCATCATGAAACTGGTGTCCATCAAAAGGTCTCAACCTTTGTCCAGGTCTGTTGTTACTGAAGTCTGGATCCTTCAGTTGCACGTCTTCTTGATAATCCTCATAAAACTGGTGATCACGAAAGGGTCTTCGCCTCTGTCCTGGTCCTCTATTGTAGTCCCAATTTCTCATCTGCATTGGTGCTCTTAAGTTATCCTCAGCCTGACTGTCATGAAATGGTCTTTGTCCAGATCCCTTATTAATGAAATCAAAATCTCTCAATGGTATCTGTCCTTGCAAATCATTGTGAGAGTGGTCATCATAAATTCTTAATCTTTTCCCAGACCTGCAAAGAAGTTTTTGTCTTAAATAGAACATTATACTTACAAGTGCTACAAGTCATTGAAAATAAGGTTTTCTTAACCAAGAACTGATATGAAAGACATTGCAAATATATAGGTATCAAAGCTACTGAGAATCCAAACTATCAATAAGATCAAAAAACTTTCAGTGCGTAGTAGAAGCTGAGATAAAAACTGAATTGTAATTCTACAGTGGTTGTTAGAGGCAAAAAATGTGATtccaaattaattaaaaataattgcagACTACTGTAGAATAATAAATAAGGATGGGCAAAGGAAAAATCTAAATTTTTGCAAGTGAACTAATTACTTACAGTCTTCTAACAGcacacattttctttgtttaccTTATCTTTTCACTGTTTCATCAAACTCTGCAACTACATTTTGTAtgagcaagcaatattcataaaatctcttttaaatTACAGTATCTATAGTATTTTCAACAAGAAGcaattctctttctctctgtgtgttttgGGCTTTGGTTTTTGTTCCTATAATTCCATGTTTCAGCCTATTACCCCTGAAAATCTTCATTTGGGAACCGCTCTACAGGTCCTTCCATTGCATGTGGTGGAGGAATAATATCTTCATCTGAATCCCATACATCCATTCCAAGGTTACtaagaagaataaaaacatcTATTAagtgataattaaaaaaaaaaaaacccatacacaAAAAATTCTTCAGTTCAGAATAACACACATTTTTGTacgtgttgtggtttaacctcagccagcaaCTAAACACCATGCGGCTGCTTGCTTACTCCTCCCCACTCCCAGTGGGATGGAAAGgacaattggaaaaaaaaagtcaaactcatgggttgagataagaacagtacaataactaaaacaaaataaaacaataacaacaataataaataagtgaaatgaaaaagacaaaaagagagaaataaaaatcaagacaaatgatgcacaaTGCAACTGCTCACCACCTAGTACCCAAGCCAAACCCAAGCAGTGATCCACCCCTCTGAGCCAGCTCCCCACAGTTTATATGCTGGGCATGACATTCTACAGTGTAGAATAGCCCTTTGGcatgtcctggccatgctccctctcaGCCTCTTGTGCCCCTTCTCACTGGCAGAGCACTTCCCTTCAAATAAATGCTACATAGCAATAGTTGCAATGTCcatgtgttatcaacactattCTCACACGAAATCCAAAGAGAGCCCTGTACCAggtactaggaagaaaattaactctatcccagccaaaaacAGAACAACATACTAATTTAAATGCTCAGACATTCATAACTTAGCAAATTTTCATCTTGTAAATTTATTTGGGGAAAGACTGCacggaaagcaaagaaaataccTAAATTTCTCAAGTTTGGAAAGACATCCTTTATGATGTGAGACAAGCACCCTATTCAAACATCTGACATGGTACTAACTTAATCATGCACAGACTATAGAACAATGACAGAAGTAAAACAAAGGAcattcatagaattatagaatcttaagggttggaaggcatcTTGAaaaatcacctagtccaacccccctgccagagcagaatcCCCTAGAGCAGATCACATACaaactcattcaggtgggttttgaatggccccagagaaggggactcagcaacccatctgggcagcctgttccagtgccctatTACTCTCACattgaagaaattcttctttgtattgctttggaacctcttatgttccagcttgtacccattgccccttgtcctgtcatttgccatcactgagaacagcctggctc containing:
- the DUSP11 gene encoding RNA/RNP complex-1-interacting phosphatase isoform X2 yields the protein MVKKNTIPDGWRSVTPIGQPIPGTRFIAFKVPLKGAINQRLTPTQKFTPKDLIAAVKALNVELGLVIDLTYTTRYYEVKDLPKSVQYKKLYTVGLEVPDNATILQFKKWVRKFLWENAGNEKLIGVHCTNGINRTGYLICRYLVDVEGWDPETAIQAFGDARGHHMDGLVYLTDLRTQPMRSNLGMDVWDSDEDIIPPPHAMEGPVERFPNEDFQGSGKRLRIYDDHSHNDLQGQIPLRDFDFINKGSGQRPFHDSQAEDNLRAPMQMRNWDYNRGPGQRRRPFRDHQFYEDYQEDVQLKDPDFSNNRPGQRLRPFDGHQFHDECNKGRGQRQRSSPDHPSHNDLQEDRQSKDFGFRGRGRGQRRRPFHDHQSHDEFQTQMQLNCVNKGPGQRLRSFHDYQLQDDLQPQMELGEFEFINRGCGQRSRPFNDPRPHNDLQTEMQLKDYDNKGPGQRHRPFHDHQPYDDLQEQTQLKDFDYFNKGHGQRPRPFHDHPGHDDLPHEWCSDRRQSFSFHENVPDPHFSSSPPPHRDYGSDNDDFNRSYSNRLNCPEDNRRMHPSDEFSRGKNRFAPYSSRTMHSSSSVHQEDSSIDYERKLFQGETTRETEQSKRLPVVAVDYNYGLPLDYGPEEGERKHYDLPPRDCYNWN
- the DUSP11 gene encoding RNA/RNP complex-1-interacting phosphatase isoform X4, with translation MKLWVSTVESCNLIIFEDEHLFHYRWRSVTPIGQPIPGTRFIAFKVPLKGAINQRLTPTQKFTPKDLIAAVKALNVELGLVIDLTYTTRYYEVKDLPKSVQYKKLYTVGLEVPDNATILQFKKWVRKFLWENAGNEKLIGVHCTNGINRTGYLICRYLVDVEGWDPETAIQAFGDARGHHMDGLVYLTDLRTQPMRSNLGMDVWDSDEDIIPPPHAMEGPVERFPNEDFQGSGKRLRIYDDHSHNDLQGQIPLRDFDFINKGSGQRPFHDSQAEDNLRAPMQMRNWDYNRGPGQRRRPFRDHQFYEDYQEDVQLKDPDFSNNRPGQRLRPFDGHQFHDECNKGRGQRQRSSPDHPSHNDLQEDRQSKDFGFRGRGRGQRRRPFHDHQSHDEFQTQMQLNCVNKGPGQRLRSFHDYQLQDDLQPQMELGEFEFINRGCGQRSRPFNDPRPHNDLQTEMQLKDYDNKGPGQRHRPFHDHQPYDDLQEQTQLKDFDYFNKGHGQRPRPFHDHPGHDDLPHEWCSDRRQSFSFHENVPDPHFSSSPPPHRDYGSDNDDFNRSYSNRLNCPEDNRRMHPSDEFSRGKNRFAPYSSRTMHSSSSVHQEDSSIDYERKLFQG
- the DUSP11 gene encoding RNA/RNP complex-1-interacting phosphatase isoform X3, producing the protein MKLWVSTVESCNLIIFEDEHLFHYRWRSVTPIGQPIPGTRFIAFKVPLKGAINQRLTPTQKFTPKDLIAAVKALNVELGLVIDLTYTTRYYEVKDLPKSVQYKKLYTVGLEVPDNATILQFKKWVRKFLWENAGNEKLIGVHCTNGINRTGYLICRYLVDVEGWDPETAIQAFGDARGHHMDGLVYLTDLRTQPMRSNLGMDVWDSDEDIIPPPHAMEGPVERFPNEDFQGSGKRLRIYDDHSHNDLQGQIPLRDFDFINKGSGQRPFHDSQAEDNLRAPMQMRNWDYNRGPGQRRRPFRDHQFYEDYQEDVQLKDPDFSNNRPGQRLRPFDGHQFHDECNKGRGQRQRSSPDHPSHNDLQEDRQSKDFGFRGRGRGQRRRPFHDHQSHDEFQTQMQLNCVNKGPGQRLRSFHDYQLQDDLQPQMELGEFEFINRGCGQRSRPFNDPRPHNDLQTEMQLKDYDNKGPGQRHRPFHDHQPYDDLQEQTQLKDFDYFNKGHGQRPRPFHDHPGHDDLPHEWCSDRRQSFSFHENVPDPHFSSSPPPHRDYGSDNDDFNRSYSNRLNCPEDNRRMHPSDEFSRGKNRFAPYSSRTMHSSSSVHQEDSSIDYERKLFQGYICFRIS
- the DUSP11 gene encoding RNA/RNP complex-1-interacting phosphatase isoform X1, whose product is MKLWVSTVESCNLIIFEDEHLFHYRWRSVTPIGQPIPGTRFIAFKVPLKGAINQRLTPTQKFTPKDLIAAVKALNVELGLVIDLTYTTRYYEVKDLPKSVQYKKLYTVGLEVPDNATILQFKKWVRKFLWENAGNEKLIGVHCTNGINRTGYLICRYLVDVEGWDPETAIQAFGDARGHHMDGLVYLTDLRTQPMRSNLGMDVWDSDEDIIPPPHAMEGPVERFPNEDFQGSGKRLRIYDDHSHNDLQGQIPLRDFDFINKGSGQRPFHDSQAEDNLRAPMQMRNWDYNRGPGQRRRPFRDHQFYEDYQEDVQLKDPDFSNNRPGQRLRPFDGHQFHDECNKGRGQRQRSSPDHPSHNDLQEDRQSKDFGFRGRGRGQRRRPFHDHQSHDEFQTQMQLNCVNKGPGQRLRSFHDYQLQDDLQPQMELGEFEFINRGCGQRSRPFNDPRPHNDLQTEMQLKDYDNKGPGQRHRPFHDHQPYDDLQEQTQLKDFDYFNKGHGQRPRPFHDHPGHDDLPHEWCSDRRQSFSFHENVPDPHFSSSPPPHRDYGSDNDDFNRSYSNRLNCPEDNRRMHPSDEFSRGKNRFAPYSSRTMHSSSSVHQEDSSIDYERKLFQGETTRETEQSKRLPVVAVDYNYGLPLDYGPEEGERKHYDLPPRDCYNWN